GGCTTCGCTCCGGCGGGCGGGTCGGCGTAGTCGGTGGGGGAGCGGCTCGCGTCGTCCAGTTGCGCGTACAGCGCGGAGGTCAGGGCGAGCCAGTCGGTGGTGGCCTTGCCGTGCTCGGCGAAGTCGAAGAAGTCGAGGGCGATGGCGTCCGCGACGCCGACCGGCCGTCCGTTGGTGAGGACGACGACGCCGAGCTCCTCCAGCGGGAGCATGGTCACATTGGTGTTGGCGCCGAGGTCGAAGGCGCCGGAGTGGCTCAGGCGCAGCCGGCCGGCGTCGTCGTAGGAGACGTTCCAGCCCAGCCCGTAGAAGCCGGTGCGGTTGGCGGGCGGGGCGGGCGGCTGCGACAGGATCTGCGGGAGGTGGGTGGTGGCGAGGGTGTCGGCCGGGATGATCCGCTTCCCGTCGAGGGTGCCTTCGGCGAGCTGGAGCCGCAGCCAGCGGGACATGTCGCGGGCCGAGGAACTCACGCCGCCGGCCGGCGCCTGGGCGTCGGGGTCGCGGACGAAGCGGGGGCTCCAGGTGCCGTCAGGGTTATTCACGTGAGTGGCGGCGTGGTTCGGGGCCTGCGCGAAAGCGGAGAACTCGGTGCTGGTGCTGGTCATCCCGGCGGGCTTGAACAGGGTGTCCGCGGCGAGCTTCTGCCAGCTGGTGCCCTTGGCGCGGGCGATGGCCTCGGCGCCGGCCGTGAACCCGAAGTTGGTGTAGGCGTAGCTCGCGCGGAAGGGGGAGAGCGGCTGGAGGCGGAGGTGGTCGAGGATGTACGCCTGGTCGTAGCCGAGGTCTTCGAGCAGGTCGCCGGCATGGTCGGGGAGGCCGCTGCGGTGGGAGAGGAGGTCGGCCGTCGTCACGTGCCCGGTGACCCAGGGGTCCTTGAGGGAGAACCCGGGGAGCGGCTCGTGGCGGTCCCACTGGACGGGGTCGGTGAGGGCGCCGGCCACGATCGTGGAGGAGATCGGCTTGGAGAGCGAGGCGATCTGGAAGACGGTGTCGGGGTCGATCTTCGCGCTCTCGCCGGTGCGGCGGACGCCGAAGCCCCTGAGGTGGATCACCTCGTCGTCGTGGACGACGGCCACGGAGATGCCGGGGACGCCGGTGCGGCGCATCATGTCCGCGACGGTCTGGTCGAGGCGGGCGATGGCCTTGTCGACCGCCTCGTCGCTGATCTGCGGTTTCGGCGCGGGGGGCGGGCTGGGGGCGGCGGCTGCCGTTGCCGCTCCCGTGGCCAGAAGTACGGCCGTGCCGGCTGCCCCGATCACGCGGAGCGTGCGCATGTGGCCATTGTCCTGCCAGTGCGGTGGAACCGCGCGGGGGCCGGTGCGGCGCCGGGGCGGAGCCCCGGTAGCGCGGAGCCCGCGGGTCAGGCGGCGGTGGCGTGGTCCTGTTCGGCTTCCACCGCGGCGTTCCAGTCGCGCTTGATCGCGCGCCAGCCCTCGTCCGTCTCGCCCAGGCGCCAGTAGCCCGAGATCGACAGGCGTTCGCGCGGGATGCCCCGCTCCAGGCGGAGGTGGTGGCGGAGTGCCTTGACGAAGCCCGCTTCGCCGTGGACGAAGGCGTGGACGTCCGGGGAGGGGAAGCGGAGGGCTCTGACGGCCTCCACCAGGGCCTCGCCGACCGGGCGGTCGCCGCGGTGGACCCAGACCGGGGCGACCCCGTCCGGGGTGGCGATCTTCTGCTCGTCGGCCGGGCCCTCGACCTCCACGAAGGCGTGCACCCGTGCGCCCGCCGGCATCCGCTCCATCGTCGCGGCGATGGCGGGGAGCGCGCTTTCGTCGCCCACCAGGAGGTGCCAGTCGGCCGTCCGGTCCGGGGCGTACGCGCCGCCCGGGCCGAGGAAGCGCACGAGTTCGCCGGGCAGGGCCCGCGCCGCCCAGGGGCCGGCCAGGCCCTCGTCGCCGTGGACGACGAAGTCGAGGGTCAGCTCCATGCGCGCCGGGTCCCAGCTCCGTACGGTGTACGCGCGCTGGCGCGGCCACTGGTCGCGCGGGTACTCGGCGCGGATCCGCTCCAGGTCCCACGGTTCGGGGTAGGTGACGCCCTGCGGAGGGAAGAGGAGTTTGACGTAATGGTCCGTGAACTCGCCCGCGCCGAAACCTTGCAGGCCCTCGCCGCCCAGCACGATCCGGACCATGTGCGGCGTGAGCCGCTCGGTGCGGACGACTGCGGCGGTGCCGACGGTACGGGCACGTCCTTCTGCCACGGTGTCTCCCCTGACTTCCACGAAACTTAGCCTTACCTAAGTTAGCACCTCACGCGCGCAACGCACCGCTCAACCGGGACACTGCGCCTCCCAGACCCCACCGATGGGCTAGCGCGTCCACCAGTTCGGGCTGTGCGGGGGCCTTCGGAAGGGCCGGGTCGAAGGCCGGCAGCGGGACGTCCGAGGCCACCTGGACCACCTTCGGGGCCACCGCCAGGTAGGGCCGGGATTCGTCCAGGCGCTTGCGCTGGGTGGGGGTCAGCTTCGACTTCGGGTCGTCGATCGCCGCGATGATCCCGGCCAGGTCCCCGTACGCGTCCAGCAGCTTGGCCGCCGTCTTCTCGCCGATGCCCGGCACCCCCGGCAGGCCGTCGCTCGGGTCCCCGCGCAGCAGCGCCAGGTCCGCGTAGCCGGGGCCGTCCACCCCGTACTTCTCGCGCAGCCAGGCCTCGTCCGTCACCTGGAGGGTGCCCACGCCCTTGAGGGGGTAGAGCACGCGGCGCTGCCGGGCGTCGTCCACCAGCTGGTAGAGGTCCCGGTCGCCCGTGACGATGTCCACCGGGCCACTAGCACGGGCCGTTAGGGTGCCGATCACGTCGTCCGCCTCGTACCCGGCGACGCCCACCCGGGCGATGCCGAAGGCGTCCAGCGCGGTCTCGATGATGGGGACCTGGGGGGCGAGGGTGTCCGGGGTCTCCTCGACGTCGGGTCCGCTCTCGGTCTCCTCGGCGACCCGGTGGGCCTTGTAGGAAGGGATCAGCTCCACTCGCCAGTGCGGTCTCCAGTCGGCGTCCATGCACGCCACGAGATCGTCGGGGCGGTGGTCCTGGACCAGCCGTCCGATGAAGTCGAGCAGCCCGCGGACGGCGTTGACCGGGGTCCCGTCGGGGGCCTTCACGGAGTCCGGCACACCGAAGTACGCGCGGTAGTAGAGGGAGGCGGTGTCCAGGAGCATCAGGCGTCGTGTCGTCGTCACGGTGACGATGATGCCGCAATGCGGCCGCTGGGCCGGGTGGGAAGTCCCGCCACGGATGGTGAACGGGTGCCTACCCGGTACGCACGGGAATGCCGTGCACGCGAAACCCGGGGCGGTTGCTGCGTAAGGTGCTTACAGCACACCGATGTGCGACGGACAAGGGGAGGGCAGCCCCGACATGAACGACAGGGACGGCAAGGGCGACCAGGGCGACGGGATCGACAGGAACGACAAGGACGCCGACAAGGACGGCAAGGAACCGCTCCGGGTGGGCGTGGCCGTGCGCAAGCGGCGCCGCGCGCTGCACCTGACGCTCGCCGCGGTGTCGGCGCGCAGCGGTCTGTCGGTGCCCTTCCTCAGCCAGATAGAGAACGAGCGGGCCCGGCCCAGCATGCGGTCCCTGGAACGGGTCGCGGACGCGCTGGAGACCACGGCCGTCGAGCTGCTCGCCGCCTCCGACACCGCCCGTACGGTGGACCTCGTACGGGCCGGAGACGAATCGGGGCTCACCCCGGTGCCGGGTGTCCGGCCCCTCGTGCGTGGTCACCACCAGCTGCACGCGCTGGAGTTCACCGGGGACCAGGACGCGGGGCGCGAGTACCAGCACCGCAACGACGAGCTGATGTACGTGGTCGCGGGCGCCTGTCAGGTGGAGGCGGAGGGGCGGGCGTACCGGCTGGAGAGCGGCGACGCGCTGTTCCTGTCCGGAGGGGTGCGCCACCGCTGGCGGTCGGTCACCGAGGACACGAAGATCCTGGTGGTCGCGGTGGGCGACCACATCCACGCCACGTCCGAGCCGCCGTCCCCCGGGCGCTGAGCGGCGTGCGGCGGGTCGTCTCGCTGGTGCCGTCGCTGACCGAGGCGGTCGCGGTGAGTGCACCGGGGCTGCTGGTCGGTGTCACAGACTGGTGCACGCACCCCGCCGATCTCGGCGGCGCGGTGCGGATCGGGGGGACCAAGAACCCCGATGTGCGGGAGATCGTACGGCTGCGCCCGGACCTGGTGATCGCCAACGAGGAGGAGAACCGGGCCCCCGACCTGGCGGACCTGCGCGCGGCCGGGGTGGAGGTGCTGGTTACCGAGGTACGAGACCTGCCGCAGGCGCTGCGCGAGCTGGACCGGGTGCTGGTGGGGGCGCTGGGGCTGACGAGGCCCGGATGGCTGGCGGATGCGGAGCGGGCGTGGGCCCGGGTGGAGCCGGTCGGCTCGCGGACCGCCTTCGTCCCTGTGTGGCGGCGGCCTTGGATGGTGCTCGGCCGCGACACTTTCGCGGGGGACCTGCTGGGGCGTCTCGGCGTGCGCAACGCGTACGCGGGGCACCCGGAGCGCTACCCCCGGGTGCCGGTGGAAGAGCTCGTGGCCAGTGGCTGCGATCTGGTGGTGCTTCCCGACGAGCCGTACCGCTTCACGGCCGGGGACGGCCCCGAAGCCTTCCCCGGCCTTCCCGCCGCCCTGATCAGTGGCCGCCACCTGACCTGGTACGGGCCTTCGCTGGCCGAGGCGCCGCGGGTCCTGGCGGCGGCGCTGCGCGCGGCGGGCTGACGTCCGCGGGGCCGGGCCCGGCTGATCGGGACCCGGCCCGCGGGAGATCCGCTAGCGCGAGGCGGCCTGGAGGGGAGCGGCGAGCAGGCGGCCGGAGAACAGGCCGCGCAGGGTGTGGGCGGCGGCCAGGAGCCAGGCGGTCAGCAGGGCGAGGAAGAGGGCGGTCGCGAGCCAGGCGAAGGCGGTCAGGCCGGTGTGCCGGGCCAGGCCGGCGGCGCCGGTGACGCAGGTGCCGACGGGGAAGGTCAGCGCCCACCAGGTCATCGCGAAGCCCATGCCGTCACGGGCCGCCCGGACCAGCATCGCGGCCGAGAGGGCCAGCCACAGCAGCGCGAATCCCATCACGGGGACCCCGTAGACCACGGCGAAGGCGCCGAGCGCCCCGGCGTAGGGGGCGCCGATCGACTGGGGGGCCATGTCGGCGAGCTGGTTCACGGCGGTGGTCGACTGGCCGAGGGGGCCCAGGACCAGGAAGAGGGTGGGGGTCATGGCCAGGGGGAGGGGACCGCCCACGATCAGCCGGCCGAAGACCAGGGGGAGCATCAGCAGGGTGGCGAACAGGCTGATGCCGAACATCGCGTAGCAGGCGAGCAGCATGGCCTCGCGGGGCTGCCCGGCGGGCAGGTGGGGTATCAGGAGGGGGCCGAGGGCCGCCGAGACCATGGGGGATACGAGGGGCAGCAGCCAGGCGGGGGCAGCCTGGCGGGGCTCGACCTTGTGGCGGACCACCATCAGGTAGGGCACGGCCACGGCGATGACCAGGCCGATGGCGGTGCCGGCGGTGAAGAGCACGGTGTCCACGGCGACGGCGGCGTCGATTCCGATGAGGTCCTTGCCCACGATCAGGGCGCCGCCGCCGACGGCCAGCAGGGCCATCGAGAGGCAGCCGTAGAAGGGGGCGACCGCCGGGTCGAGGAGGTGGGCGCGGGCCTGGTCGCGGTGGTGGAGCCAGTGGCCGGCGCGGGCGGTGAGCAGGACGGCGAGGACCACGGCGGACAGCGCCCAGACGAGCTGGCAGGCCACGCGCTGACCGGGGAGCTGGTACGGGAGGGTCGCGCCGGCGTTGGCGATGATCGCCGTGCCCATGACGGAGGCGTACCAGTTGGGGCCGAGGTGCCGGAGCGCGGGGGCCTTGTGGGCTCGGAGCTCGGGCTGGGGTTCGGTGAGGGTGCGGGGTCGCACGAGGGTGGTGGCCATGGATCCAGCGTCGCCGCAGGTGGGAGCGGGCGGCAGAGGTCATCTCGCTATAAGGCCATAAACTGATGTTATGGGTGAAGAGGAGTGGGTGCCGCTCGCGCACCGGGTGCCGGACCTGGGCGCGCTGGAGCTGCTGCTGGAGGTCGCGCGGGTCGGCAGCCTGAGCGGGGCGGCCCGGAGGCTGGGCATCACCCAGCCGGCGGCCAGCAGCCGGATCCGGGCGATGGAGACCCGGCTCGGGGTGGCCCTGGTCGACCGCTCGCCGCGGGGGTCGACGCTGACGGCGGAGGGCGCGCTGGTCACGGACTGGGCCCGGCGGGTGGTGGAGGCGGCGGAGGCCTTCGACGCGGGGGCGCAGGCGCTGCGGGGCCGGCGGGACTCGCGGCTGAGGGTCGCGGCCAGCATGACGATCGCGGAGTACCTGCTGCCCGGGTGGCTGATCGCGTTGCGCGGGCAGCGGCCGGACACGGCGGTGTCCCTGCACGCGGGGAACTCCGCGGTGGTCGCGCAGCGGGTGCTCACGCACGAGGCCGACGTCGGCTTCGTGGAGGGGCTGACGGTGCCGGAAGGGCTCGACTCGGCGGTGATCGCGCAGGACCGGCTCGTGGTGGCGGTGGCGCCGGGGCACGCGTGGGCGAAGCGGGCGCGGGCGGTGGAGGCGGCGGAACTGGCGTCCACGCCGCTGATCCTGCGGGAACGGGGGTCCGGGACGCGGCAGGTGCTGGACGCCGCGCTGGCCTCGGCCGGCGGGCTGGCGGCTCCGCTGCTCGAACTGGCGTCGACCACCGCGGTGAAGGCGGCGGCGCTGAGCGGGGCGGGGCCGTGCGTGCTGTCCGAGCTGGCGGTGGGGGACGAGCTGGCGGCGCGCCGGCTGGTGGAGGTCCCGGTGGCGGGCGCCGCGCTGGGCCGGGCCCTGCGGGCGGTCTGGCCGGCCGGTGCCCGTCCTGCGGGGCCGGCGCGGGATCTGCTGTCGCTGACCCGGCGCCGGCCGTAGCCGAGGCCCGTGCCGGGTGCGGCGCCGTTGCCCGGGGCGCTGCCGGTTGCCGGGCTCAAGGATCCGGGGCTCCGCCCCGTACCCCGCTCCTCAAACGCCGGACGGGCTGGATATTGCCGGCGTCAGCCTGGAAGTGCGCGCAGCGCAACCAGGGCCCAGTCGGGCTGGATTGCCCGCAGGGCAATTCCAGTCTCGCCGGCGTTTGAGGCGTGGGGGTCCCCCCGGACGGAGTCCGGGGGAGGGCCTGGGGCGGAGCCCCAGGTCTTTGAGGCGCGCCGACGGGTGAGGCGGGGTTACGCGACCGGGAGGGGCGCTAGGGCGGTGGCTTCGATGAAGGAGGCCATGACCCGGGTGTCCTTGTCGCGTTCCGGGTGCCACTGGACGCCCACGACCCAGCGGTCCGGGAGTTCGATGGCCTCCACCGTGCCGTCGACGGCATACGCCGAGACGATCAGGCCGCGGCCCAGGCGGTCGACGGCCTGGTGGTGGTAGGTCGGGACCTCCGCCTCCTCGGGGACGAGGGAGGCGTACCGCGTGCCGGGGACCGGGCGGACCGGGTGCCAGCCGGTGACGCCCGGGGTGTCCACGTGGCCGTCGATGTGCTGGATCAGCGTGCCGCCCAGGGCCACGTTCAGCGCCTGCATGCCCCGGCAGATGCCCAGGATCGGGGTGCCCGCGTCAAGGGCCGCCGCGATCAGGGCGAGTTCCCACTGGTCGCGGACCGTGGCCGGGGCGCCCGTGCGCGGGTCCCGTACCGCCCCGTAGTTCACCGGGTCCACGTCCGGGCCGCCCGCGACGACCAGGCCGTCCACCCGGCTCAGCACCTCTGCCGCCGACGCGGGTTCGTCCGGCGGGAGCAGGACGGCCGCGCCGCCCGCCGCCTGGACGAGTTCGTAGTACCCGGACGGTACGAGGGACGTCGGGAGGTCCCAGACGCCGTAGCGGGTGGATTCCTCGACGTAGGTGGTGATGCCGATGAGCGGCCTGGGCACGTTCCGTACCTCCAGAGGGGGCGGGCGAGGGGGCGTACAGGGGCAGGGTTTCAGTCGCGGGTCAGTTCCGCCTCGGCTTCCGCCAGAGCCGCGAACTCCTCCTCGGGGGCCGAGGCCACCAGGTGGTGCCGACTGTAGAACGCGAAGTACGCCAGGGCGACGGCGTACACGGCGAGCGCGATGAAGGCCGCGTCCTTGTCCACCAGGAAGGTGGCGACCAGGGCCGAGAGGGCGAGTACGAAGGCCACCGAGGAGGTCGCCATCCCGCCCGGGGTCCGGTACGGCCGCTCCAGGCCCGGCTCCCGGCGGCGCAGCACGATGTGTGAGAGGGCCATCAGGGCGTAGGAGATGGTCGCGCCGAAGACCGCGATGTTGAGCATCCGCGCGCCGTCCCCGGTGGCCGCGGCGAGGGCGAAGCCGATCGCGCCGGGGATGACCAGACCCAGGTACGGGGCCTTGCGCTTCGAGGTCAGCGACAGGAAGCGGGGCAGGTAGCCGGCCCGGGAGAGGGCGAACAGCTGGCGCGAGCCCGCGTAGATGAGGGAGAAGAAGGAGGCCACCAGGCCGGCGAGGCCGGCGTAGTTCACGAACCGGCTCAGCGCGGTCGGGCCGCCGTCCCCCTCCAAAGCCACGACGAGGGGGTTGCCTGCGGCCTTGACGGCGTCCGCGCCCTGCGCGCCCGTC
This genomic window from Streptomyces sp. NBC_01351 contains:
- a CDS encoding siderophore-interacting protein, coding for MAEGRARTVGTAAVVRTERLTPHMVRIVLGGEGLQGFGAGEFTDHYVKLLFPPQGVTYPEPWDLERIRAEYPRDQWPRQRAYTVRSWDPARMELTLDFVVHGDEGLAGPWAARALPGELVRFLGPGGAYAPDRTADWHLLVGDESALPAIAATMERMPAGARVHAFVEVEGPADEQKIATPDGVAPVWVHRGDRPVGEALVEAVRALRFPSPDVHAFVHGEAGFVKALRHHLRLERGIPRERLSISGYWRLGETDEGWRAIKRDWNAAVEAEQDHATAA
- a CDS encoding serine hydrolase: MRTLRVIGAAGTAVLLATGAATAAAAPSPPPAPKPQISDEAVDKAIARLDQTVADMMRRTGVPGISVAVVHDDEVIHLRGFGVRRTGESAKIDPDTVFQIASLSKPISSTIVAGALTDPVQWDRHEPLPGFSLKDPWVTGHVTTADLLSHRSGLPDHAGDLLEDLGYDQAYILDHLRLQPLSPFRASYAYTNFGFTAGAEAIARAKGTSWQKLAADTLFKPAGMTSTSTEFSAFAQAPNHAATHVNNPDGTWSPRFVRDPDAQAPAGGVSSSARDMSRWLRLQLAEGTLDGKRIIPADTLATTHLPQILSQPPAPPANRTGFYGLGWNVSYDDAGRLRLSHSGAFDLGANTNVTMLPLEELGVVVLTNGRPVGVADAIALDFFDFAEHGKATTDWLALTSALYAQLDDASRSPTDYADPPAGAKPAQDSASYTGTYDNPYYGKATVTAAADGALTLSLGPKPLRFPLTHYDGNTFSFETTGENAVGRTGVTFADGTLRVEYLDATHLGTFTQE
- a CDS encoding TDT family transporter, with translation MATTLVRPRTLTEPQPELRAHKAPALRHLGPNWYASVMGTAIIANAGATLPYQLPGQRVACQLVWALSAVVLAVLLTARAGHWLHHRDQARAHLLDPAVAPFYGCLSMALLAVGGGALIVGKDLIGIDAAVAVDTVLFTAGTAIGLVIAVAVPYLMVVRHKVEPRQAAPAWLLPLVSPMVSAALGPLLIPHLPAGQPREAMLLACYAMFGISLFATLLMLPLVFGRLIVGGPLPLAMTPTLFLVLGPLGQSTTAVNQLADMAPQSIGAPYAGALGAFAVVYGVPVMGFALLWLALSAAMLVRAARDGMGFAMTWWALTFPVGTCVTGAAGLARHTGLTAFAWLATALFLALLTAWLLAAAHTLRGLFSGRLLAAPLQAASR
- a CDS encoding gamma-glutamyl-gamma-aminobutyrate hydrolase family protein yields the protein MPRPLIGITTYVEESTRYGVWDLPTSLVPSGYYELVQAAGGAAVLLPPDEPASAAEVLSRVDGLVVAGGPDVDPVNYGAVRDPRTGAPATVRDQWELALIAAALDAGTPILGICRGMQALNVALGGTLIQHIDGHVDTPGVTGWHPVRPVPGTRYASLVPEEAEVPTYHHQAVDRLGRGLIVSAYAVDGTVEAIELPDRWVVGVQWHPERDKDTRVMASFIEATALAPLPVA
- a CDS encoding LysR family transcriptional regulator, encoding MGEEEWVPLAHRVPDLGALELLLEVARVGSLSGAARRLGITQPAASSRIRAMETRLGVALVDRSPRGSTLTAEGALVTDWARRVVEAAEAFDAGAQALRGRRDSRLRVAASMTIAEYLLPGWLIALRGQRPDTAVSLHAGNSAVVAQRVLTHEADVGFVEGLTVPEGLDSAVIAQDRLVVAVAPGHAWAKRARAVEAAELASTPLILRERGSGTRQVLDAALASAGGLAAPLLELASTTAVKAAALSGAGPCVLSELAVGDELAARRLVEVPVAGAALGRALRAVWPAGARPAGPARDLLSLTRRRP
- a CDS encoding helix-turn-helix domain-containing protein gives rise to the protein MNDRDGKGDQGDGIDRNDKDADKDGKEPLRVGVAVRKRRRALHLTLAAVSARSGLSVPFLSQIENERARPSMRSLERVADALETTAVELLAASDTARTVDLVRAGDESGLTPVPGVRPLVRGHHQLHALEFTGDQDAGREYQHRNDELMYVVAGACQVEAEGRAYRLESGDALFLSGGVRHRWRSVTEDTKILVVAVGDHIHATSEPPSPGR
- a CDS encoding 5'-3' exonuclease, which translates into the protein MLLDTASLYYRAYFGVPDSVKAPDGTPVNAVRGLLDFIGRLVQDHRPDDLVACMDADWRPHWRVELIPSYKAHRVAEETESGPDVEETPDTLAPQVPIIETALDAFGIARVGVAGYEADDVIGTLTARASGPVDIVTGDRDLYQLVDDARQRRVLYPLKGVGTLQVTDEAWLREKYGVDGPGYADLALLRGDPSDGLPGVPGIGEKTAAKLLDAYGDLAGIIAAIDDPKSKLTPTQRKRLDESRPYLAVAPKVVQVASDVPLPAFDPALPKAPAQPELVDALAHRWGLGGAVSRLSGALRA
- a CDS encoding helical backbone metal receptor, giving the protein MRRVVSLVPSLTEAVAVSAPGLLVGVTDWCTHPADLGGAVRIGGTKNPDVREIVRLRPDLVIANEEENRAPDLADLRAAGVEVLVTEVRDLPQALRELDRVLVGALGLTRPGWLADAERAWARVEPVGSRTAFVPVWRRPWMVLGRDTFAGDLLGRLGVRNAYAGHPERYPRVPVEELVASGCDLVVLPDEPYRFTAGDGPEAFPGLPAALISGRHLTWYGPSLAEAPRVLAAALRAAG